Within Bifidobacterium dentium JCM 1195 = DSM 20436, the genomic segment GGCACGGCAACGGCCGTGTCTCCGAAACACAGCTGATGGACCGTATTCACGCACGTTGGGGACGGATCGGTCCGATTGCCGCATTCGTAGCGTTATTGGCGTTGCTGTGGATGATGCGTCATATCGGTCAAGGAGCCATGTCTTTCCGCTTCGCTATTGCGTCGGCTTCGACACTGTCCGTAGTATTGATAGCCGGCTCCATTCCCTTCGGATCATGGATGCAGGACTTGCTGGTGTTCAGACCGCTTGCCATGATCGGCCGTTATTCCTACGGCATCTACTTATGGCATTGGCCGTTATGGCTGCTCGTGCGGGCCGTGTTCCCGCAGTGGGGTGCGCGATATGCCGATCGTACACTGGCGGTGACCGTCATGCTGACCGCCGTATTCGCGGTCCTTTCATGGATGCTGTTTGAGCGCCCGGTGGCCCGTGCCGGTTTCATCGCGCTGATTCGCCCGACAGACACATTTGATTCGGATAACGGCCTACGATTGTGGGCCACCGTGCTCGTATTGACCTGTACGTGGAGTTTTGCCGGATATGCCGTTGCCAATGCGCCTGCGCAGACCGGCGTTCAGACTTCGTTGGAAGCCAATGCCAGAATGTTGCAACGTCAGCGGCGACATGACGTCTTGGACAGACGTAAGGTTCCAAGGCCGAAAAGGCCCGTGCATACGATGCCGTCCGGGCACCAAATGACGGCAATCGGCGATTCCGTGATGTTGGCTTCCAGCAAGGGTCTGCAGTCCGTATTTCCTGGAATCGCGGTGGATGCCGAAACCTCGCGTTCAATGCTTAAGGCACAGGGTCTTATCGATCAGGCAAAAGGGCAGTCCGATGGGCTGCGCCAGTGGGTGTTGATCGGGCTGGCCACCAATTCCGTGGTGACGGATGACCAATTGAATGACATTCTTGACGATATCGGACCGGAACATGTACTGGTGCTTATCAATGCGCATGCGCCGGTGTCATGGGTTCCTGGCACCAATGACACGCTGCGGCGATTCGCTGAGGCGCACAGCGACGATGTGGTGTTGGTGGACTGGGATGCGGCGATTTCAGCCCATGCCGACGAGCTTGCCGGAGACGGCATCCATCCGGGAGTGACCAACACCATCTACGCTCAAACCGTCAAGGATGCGATTCAGCGCTGGATTAAGCAAGGCCATTGATCGGTGAAAAACAGCGAAGCCCCCGGTCCGAGGTCGGATCGGGGGCTTCATATACTGATCGTTGTCGATGGGCTGAGCCTTAATCCTCCTGATGCTGCGGAGCGGACAGGAAGTGCTCCTCACTCGGTAGCACCGCGTTGAGAATCACGGCGACCACGAACGCCACCGCGATGCAGTTGGATGCGAAGATCGACTGGAACAGCGGAGGGAAGTTGGTGAAGATGTCGCCGACCTGCGTGAAGCCGATGCCGATGGTCAGGCTCAGCGCGGCGATGGTGATGTTGCGCTGCGTGTACCCCGCTTCGGAGATCATCTGGAAGCCCGACAGGATGATGTTGCCGAACATCATGATGGTGCAGCCGCCAAGCACGGCCTGCGGCAGGGAATTGAACACTTCCGCCACTGCCGGCACGAAGCTGGCCAGCACTAGGATCAGGCCACCCGAAAGAATCACCTTGCGGTTGATGACCTTCGTCATGGCCACCAGACCGATGTTTTGCGCGAAGGAGGTCAGCGGCAGGCAGCCGAACAGTCCGGAGACGGAGGAGATCAGACCATCACCGGCGATGGCGCCGGCGGTTTCCCTGTCGGTGGGCTGACGGTCGAGACCCACCTTGGTGAGGGCTGCGGTATCACCAAGCACTTCCACGGAGGAGACCACATACAGCAATGCGAAGGAAATGATCGCACCCGGATCAAACTCAAGCTGGAACGGCATGAAGTGAGGGACCGACACCACCTGCAGGCTCGAGAAACCGGAGAAATCGACCTTGCCCATGACAATCGCAACCATGTAGCCGACAACCAGGCCGAACAGCACGGACAGCTGCTTGGCGGTGCCCTTCATCAGCAACTGGAACGCGAGGCATGCCACCAGCGAGATCAGACCGAGCGTAAGATTTTGCCAGCTACCGAAATCCTTCGCGCCGGAACCGCCGCCAAAGCTGGTGGCACCGACGGACAGCAGGGAGAAGCCGATGGACGTGACCACAATCGCGGATACGATCGGAGGCACGAAACGACGCCAATATTTGGCCGTCAAACCGAGCACGACCTCCAACAGGCCTCCGAGCACGACCGCACCGGCGACGGCGCCATAGCCCTGATTCTGGGCGATCGACATGGCGGCGGCGACATAGGTGAATGAAATGCCGGTGACCATCGGCAGACGGGAACCGATCAGCCACAGGCCATACAGCTGCAGGCAGGTGCCCAGGCCGGCCACCAGCAGACCGGCCTGAATGATCGTGGCCGACTGCGCGGCATCCATCTTGGCGGCCGAGGCCACCAGAAAAATCGGTGCCAGATTGGCCACGAACATGGCCATGACGTGCTGCAGGCCGAACGGAATGCCCTTCCAGAACGATACGGGTGCGTCCAGGCTGCTCAACGCCTCGAACGAGACACTCGTCTTCGTGATGTTCTTCTCTTCGCTCACAGTAAATCCTCTCTTAATTCATGAATGAGCGTTGTGCAGTGCAATCGTATGAGTCGAAACGACTATGCGCGGAATGTAATGGAACCGGTCTGGGAATCCATCGATTCCACGATCGCCAGCGAATCGACGTCATAGCCTTCCTCGCGGAGCTTGTCGCCGCCACCTTGAAAACCCTTCTCCACGGCGATGCCGATGCCCTCCACCACGGCACCTGCCTTATGACACAGCTCAATCAGACCTCTCAATGCTTTGCCATTGGCCAGGAAATCATCGATAAGCAGCACATGATCGCCCTCATTGAGGTAACGCTTGGAGACGATGACGGGGAATTCCTTCTGCTTGGTGAAGGAATAGACGGTGGTGGTGTACTGATCGCCGTCAAGGTTAATGGACTGCGCCTTCTTGGCGAACACCACCGGTGCATTGCCGAAATGACGGGCCGCCACACAGGCGATGCCGATGCCGGAAGCCTCGATGGTCAGAATCTTGGTGATGGTCTTGCCTTGGAAATGCTCGGCCCAGGCGGCGCCCATATGATCGAACAGTTCCACATCGCACTGATGGTTGAGGAAGGCGTCGACCTTCAACACGTCGCCCGACTTGACGGTACCCTGTTCGCGAATGCGCTCTTCAAGCTCCTTCATGAATCCCCTTAGGTGTTGTCGGCTGCGAACGCAGCATGGTAGGTAGCATGCGGCGAGCCGCATATGGCAGTCAATATACGCGCGTCAATTGACTATCCGAACGTCTTCCTCTGACCTGCGCGTGTGGTAGATATGTATTCCGCGAATATACGATGTCGAGAAGGAAAGTGGAACCGGTGCAGCAGAACATGGGACCCGTCTTGTGCGATCCGCAAACGTTGATCAAGGATCTCAATCCGCAGCAGAGCGAAGCGGTGAAGTACTACGGTCAGGCATTGCTTATCGGCGCAGGTGCGGGATCAGGCAAGACCCGTGTGCTGACACGCCGTATCGCATGGCTTCTGGCTCATGGCATCTGGGCAAGCCAGATTCTCGCCATCACTTTCACCAACAAAGCCGCGGCCGAGATGAGGGAACGTCTCGCCGCAATCGTCGGACCGGAAGCCGAACGCATGTGGATTTCGACGTTCCATTCCGCCTGCGTGCGCATCCTGCGACGCGACGGCGACCAGATCGGCCTGAAATCCGGATTCTCCATCTATGACACCGCTGACAGTGAACGACTGATCAAGCTGATCGGCGCCGATCTGAACATTGACCTGAAGCGCTATACGCCGCGCATGATTCTCGGCAAGATCTCCGACTACAAGAACTCACTGATCTCGTGGAAGGACCAGCTCAAGACCTATGCCGCCGATTACCGGCCGGGGCAACGCGGCTACCAGCTGGGACGGTTCGACAACGTCGAGGAACTGTTCGCCGTGGTGTACTCCGAATACCAGTACCGTCTGGCCCAGGCCAACGCCGTGGACTTCGACGATCTGATTATGCGCACCGTCGAACTGCTCAGAACGTGCCCGCAAGCGAGCGATTATTACCGGCACAAATTCCGTTACATTTTCGTGGACGAGTATCAGGACACCAATCACGCCCAATACGTATTGGTGCGTGAACTTTCCGGCATCGATTCGGGCGAGCAGGCCGATCCGCATGCCACGGGCGCGGGCCGGGTCGGACCCTCCTGGGTTACCGTCGTCGGTGACTCCGATCAGTCCATATACGCCTTCCGCGGCGCCGACATCCGCAACATCCAGGATTTCGAAGAGGACTTCCCGAACGCGAAGACCATCATGCTCGAACAGAACTACCGTTCGACGCAGACCATTCTGGATGCGGCGAATGCGGTGATCGCGAAGAACGAGAACCGCAAGCCGAAGAAACTGTGGACCGCACTCGGCAAAGGCGATCCGATCATCGGCTATGCAGCCGACAACGCGCAGCAGGAGGCCGGCTATATCGCATCCGAAATCACAAGGCTGCATACGGAGGAAGGCATCGCCTACAGCGACATGGCCATCATGTACCGGGCCAACGCGCAATCGCGTTCACTGGAAGAGGCGATGATCAACGCCAACCTGCCATACCAGTTGGTAGGAGGCACCAAATTCTACGAACGCAGAGAAGTCAAGGACGCCATCGCATATTTGCAGGCCATCGTGAACCCCGCCGACGACGTGAACATGCGTCGCATCCTGAACGTGCCGAAACGAGGGCTGGGCGCCCGTGCGGAAGGGCTGGTCGCCATGTATGCGGATCGGCATGGCACGACGTTCTTCGACGGCATCGAACATCTTGACCAGATCGAAGGCATGACCGGACGAACGGCGAAGCCATTGGGAGCGTTCCGCGACCTGATGCACGAATTGGTCGACTTTGCGAAGGCGCATGACGCCAAACCATCCGAAGTGGTGGCGGAGGTGCTGTCCAGAAGCGGACTTCTGGAGGAACTGCAACGCTCCGAAGATCCGCAGGACGCCTCACGCGTGGATAATCTTTCGCAGCTGCAATCCGTAGCGGCGGAATTCGAACAGAACACGCCGGACGCCACATTGGCGGGATTCCTGGAAACCACCGCATTGGTGGCGGATTCCGATCAGTTGCCCGGTGAGAACGAGGATTCCGGCAAGGTCACGATGATGACCCTGCATACCGCCAAGGGCCTTGAATATCCGGTCGTGTTCCTCACCGGCATGGAGCAGGGTACCTTCCCTCATTCACGAGCCATGGAAGATACGAGTGAGCTTTCCGAGGAACGTCGTCTTGCCTATGTGGGCATCACCCGTGCGAAAAGGCGTCTGTATGTGACCCGAGCGGCGGTGCGTGCGCAATGGGGACAGGCCAACGAAATGATGCCAAGCCAGTTCCTCGATGAGATTCCGGAGGATCTCATCGATTGGAAGCGTAAGGAAGCCGGCATGGAACGCATGCGCGGCGGTTGGCAGAGCGGCTTCGACGATGACGACGAATTCGGCGGTTGGGGCGATGACGACTTCGGCACCTCGTCGTTCGGCGGCTCCGGATATGGCTCACGTGGCGGATCCTATGGTGGAACGACCTCATACGGTTCTCGCTCTTCGTATGGAGGATCGTCATATGGCTCGTCATCCTCCCGTGGTGGCTCGTCCTACGGTTCGGGCCGTGCCGCGTACGGTTCGAGTTCGCGATCCTCGTACGGATCGTCTTCCTACGGTTCCGGCAAGTCCGCTAAGGCCGGCAAGGTGACCACCCGTCACACCAAACCGAAGGCGCTTGACAAACCGAGAACCACACCCGCCTCCGCACTGAGCAAGGACAATAACCTCAATATCGAGGATTTCCATATCGGAGACAAGATCACGCACGACCAGTATGGCTTGGGCACCATCGTCGATACGCAGGACAAGGGCCGCAATTCCGTTATCACCGTGGATTTCGGCACGGATGGCATCAAGCGGCTGATGCTGCGCGTGGCGCCTATCGAAAAGCTCTGAGAGCTTTCGACAGGCGCCCTTCGCGGCGGTGCCGCTCACTTCACCTACGTGGAACCCACTGGGTTCCCCGTTTGACGGTTCAGCTATCGAAAAGCTCTGAGAGCTTTCGACAGGCGCCCTTCGCGGCGGTGCCGCTCACTTCACCTACGTGGAACCCACTGGGTTCCCCGTTTGACGGTTCAGCTATCGAAAAGCTCTGAGAGCTTTCGACAGGCGCCCTTCGCGGCGGTGCCGCTCACTTCACCTACGTGGAACCCACTGGGTTCCCCGTTTGACGGTTCAGCTATCGAAAAGCTCTGAGAGCTTTCGACAGGCGCCCTTCGCGGCGGTGCCGCTCACTTCACCTACGTGGAACCCACTGGGTTCCCCGTTTGACGGTTCAGCTATCGAAAAGCTCTGAGAGCTTTCGACAGGCGCTTTATCACTACGAACGTGAAAAGTCAAGACTTTTCTTTCATGGTCAACACTGCGATAATCGGGCGTTGCCTGATTATTTGTCGAGAGGAAATCATGAACAAGAAACTTTTCGCAGCCATTGCGCAGTTCGTCCTTGGCGTGCTGATCGCCGTCGCCCCGCGAACCTTCGCCCATGTGTGCGAGGTCACGGACATGCCGATGGCCTGCCATTACACCGCGCAGGCAGCGCTCGGCATCGGCATCGTCATCGCACTGCTCGCCATCATCGGTCTGTTTGTCGCCGAAGCGACCCGCGCCGGTCTGGACATCGCCAACGCCGTACTGGGCGTGCTGGTGATTCTGGTACCGACCGTGCTGATCGGCGTGTGCAAGGGCGCGATGATGCATTGCCACATGGTGACGCTGCCTACGCTGATCGTGCTGGGCGTACTCACCACGGTATTCTCCGTCATCGCCGCATACCTTGACCTGAAGCCGGCAAAGCATCGCTGATATGAATCATGTCACCCTTGCCGGCCTGCCTGTGACGAATCTCAGGCGCAAGCCGTTTCGGACCACGGCCCTCGTCATCGTGGTCACCATGCTCACCGTCGCCTTTTACGGAGGCTCCCTGCTGTCGATGAACCTTGAAGCGGGATTGAACAGCATGCAGGAACGTATGGGCGCCGATCTGATGGTTACCCCGCAGAATACGAAAAACGAAGCCGAGGCGTTGCTGACGAATGGCGGATCGAGTACCTTCTACTTCACCAACGACATCGAAAACGAGGTATCGAAGGCCGACGGCATCGACGAAATCACCGCACAGACCTACATTTCGTCGCTGGCCGCCGCATGTTGCGACGACAAGGTGCAGATCATCGGCTTCAACCCGCAAACCGATTTCGTCATCACCCCATGGATTGGCTCGCAATTCGACGGTGTGCTCGAAGACGGCCAAATCATCGCCGGAGCCAGCATCAACGTATCCGGAAACAACACCGTCAAGCTGTATGGGCACGAATTCCCGGTCGCCGCGCAGCTGGCGAACACGGGTACGTCACTTGACAATTCCGTATTCGTCAATATGAACACTGTCCCCGACGTCGTTTCCTATTCCGCGAAGGTCGGGCATCCCGCCATTCCGCAGGAATATGCCGACAAAGCGGTCTCCGCCATCCTGATCAAGGTCAAGGATGGCTATTCCGCACAGCAGGTCGCCTCCAACATCACCAAAGCTACGGGACTCAAAGGCCTTGGCTATGTCTATCCGGGCGGCATCACCGCAACCACCAAGAACAATCTGACGGTCATCGTGGGATATGTGACGATTTTCGTGGCCGTGTTCTGGATCATGGGGCTGATCGTACTGCTTGCGGTATTCGCCTCCGCCATGAATGAGCGCAAACGTGAATTCGCCGCGTACCGCATCATGGGGGCCACACGCTCCACATTGGTGGGCATCATCATCAGGGAATCCGTCATAATCGGCGCATTGGGCGGTGCAATCGGCGTGGCGCTCGCTTCGCTGGCGATCTTCCCCTTCAGCACGCTGATCGGCAGACAGCTGCAACTGCCTTATCTGCAATCCGGCGTGTGGAACGTAATGCTGCTGATCGCCGTGAGTTTCGTATTCGCGGTGATTACCGGTGTGATCGCATCCATCGCCACCGCGGTGAAACTGTCCGCACCGGAAACCTATCTGACGTTGAGGGAGGGGGAGTGAGCATGAACGTATTGGAGCTGCACGATCTGACCCGTGAATTCACGCGCCGTGGCAAGCCGTTCGCGGCGGTCGATCATGTGAACCTCATTCTGAGGGAAGGTGAATTCATCGCCATCGTGGGGCGTTCCGGCAACGGCAAGAGTACGCTGCTCAACCTCATTACCGGATTGCTGCGTCCTACTGACGGCACGATCACGCTTGATGGGCGGAATATCGTCGCCTTACGTGACAGACAGATGTCGGCGATACGCAACCGGGTGATCGGATTCGTGACGCAGAGTCAGACGTTGCTGCCGAATCTCACCGTAATCGATAACGTGATTCTTCCGGCGGTACTCGAGCCCGGCAATCAAGAGACCGATGGCAACGATGATGCTCAGGAGAACGATGATGCCGAGAAGATGCCTTCCGGCCAGACGCAGGTGGACGACGGTCTGCCAGATGTAATCGCGGCGGCACCGATCGCCACGGATACGGCCGTCCGTTCTTCCGACCGTCTTGTCGGGCGTGCCCGTGAGTTGCTGGAAATGCTGGAAATCGCCGATCTGGCCGACTGTTATCCGAAGGAGCTCTCCGGCGGTGAGATGCGTCGCGTCTCCATCGCACGCGCGCTGATGAATCGGCCGAAGTTGCTCATTGCCGATGAACCCACCGGTGATCTGGATGCGGCAAGCACCGCGATCGTCATGCGGCTGCTACGGGATGTCGCGAATGGCGGTACCGCTGTGTTGATGGTCACGCATGACCCGGACGCTCTGGCATATGTGGACTACGTATTCCGCATGGATAGGGGAGTGCTGAGCGAGGCATAGGGCAAGACATGCCGAATGCCAGGCTGTTCGATGCTAGTCCCGCCCCTGTGTGTATCATTGACGATTGGTGTGCGTCTTGTAGACGTATGCCGTCTGGAGTCTTAGCCCATCAGTGGGTCGGCGGCCGACCTTGTCGAAGGTTGCCGTTCGCGCTTGCCGCGAAGGAAGCACTGGAGAGGCTGGCTCAGCGCGGGTCGAGTGATCGACGCGCGTTCCGTTCAGACAACGACAGAACAAACAAAGGATTAAACCAATGACGAACGTTCAGCGTTCTCGCCGTCAGGTGCGTCTTTCCCGCGCCCTCGGCATCGCTCTGACCCCTAAGGCTCAGCGCATCTTCGAAAAGCGTCCGTATGCTCCGGGTGAGCACGGCCGCACCCGCCGCCGCACTGAATCCGATTACGCAGTGCGTCTGCGCGAGAAGCAGCGTCTTCGCGCTCAGTACGGCATTTCCGAGAAGCAGCTTCGCGCCGCTTACGAGAAGGGCACCCACACCGCCGGCCAGACCGGTAACGCCATGCTGACCGATCTCGAGACCCGTCTTGACGCCCTGGTTCTGCGTGCAGGTTTCGCTCGCACCACCGCCCAGGCCCGTCAGTTCGTGGTCCACCGTCACATTCTCGTCGACGGCAACATCGTCGACCGCCCGTCCTACCGCGTCAAGCCTGGCCAGACCATTCAGGTCAAGGCCAAGAGCCAGACCATGGTTCCGTTCCAGATTGCTGCCGAAGGCGTGCACCGCGATGTGCTGCCGGCGGTCCCGGGCTACCTGGACGTCAACCTGCCTTCCCTGAAGGCTACCCTGACTCGTAAGCCTGAAGCCGAGGAAATCCCGGTGCAGGTCAACATCCAGTACGTGGTCGAATTCTACGCCCGCTGATCTGGATTCACATACTGTAAGAACATACAGTATAAGGACATACAGCAAGAGCCTCGCCGCCGTTATGGCCGCGAGGCTCTTTGCTATCTGCGTTATCTGCGGGGATTCCGCAGGTGCTGATCAGTCCGCGAACATGCCGCCGATAATGCCGCCGACGATGGTGGATACGATCGACATGATCAGCGAACCGATGACGGACCACCAGAAGCCGTCGATGACGACGCCCACGTCGAACAGGCTCATGGCCAGCCAGGAGGCGAGCTGCATGAACAGCCAGTTGATGATCAGGGCGATCAGACCGAACGACAGAATGGAAAACGGCAACGCTATGGCATGCACGATCGGTTTGATCGAAGCATTGATCAGTGCCATGAACAGTGCGAACGCCCCGATGCCAAGAATCGGAGGGTCTCCGATGGCATGCATGCCGGGCAGCAGGGCGACCATGACCCCGGCCGCTATGGTCAAAACCAGCCAACGTGAAATGAAATGACTCATAATCCCATCGTAGTGCATGCGTTTCTCCCACTTCAGCGGGTAGCATGAAAGCATGTTGCTTCATCTCCATCTCGTCCGTCACGGACAGACGTTCTTCAATCGATACAACCGTCTGCAAGGGTGGTCGAATTCGCCACTGACGCAGTCCGGCATCGCCGATGCCGACAAGGCCGCAACCAAGTTGCGCGATTACGATTTCGCCGCCGCCTATTGTTCCGACACCACGCGCGCCCAGATAACCGCGCAGCGCATTCTCGACATGAATGAGTTGGCAGGGCATGTCCGTCCGGCGTTGATCAGCGACATGCATTTGCGCGAACAGTTCTATGGATATTTCGAGGGACAGGACATGAGCGTCGCATGGACTGCTGCCGGCGGGCCTCACGGGGCCAAGAACTACAATGACATCGTGGCGAAGTTCGGCCTTGCGGCCACCCGTGACTTTCTGAAAGAGGCCGATCCGTTCCATGACGCCGAGTCCGATGCCGAATACTGGGAACGCGTCGAGGGGGGATTTTCGCTGATCGCCGCAAATCCGTTGCTGAAGGACGGCGATCATGTGCTGCAGATTTCTCATGGCAATACCTTGCTGAGTCTGATGCATCGTTATGCGCCTGAAGGCTATGACCTCAGCGAACGACCGGCAAACGGGTCGGTCACCAGCCTTGATTTCGACACGGAACAACCAATCGATCAGGCAGTGACCGTCATTTCATATAACCAGTGAACGAATTTGCCTTCCGTCGTGGCTTTTGACTACTGTTAGGCGGGTATTGTGTTCGCGGGTCACCGTGGGACAGAAAAGAGGTACATGATGGGTGTTGGAGAAATC encodes:
- a CDS encoding acyltransferase family protein, with translation MVGRRFVGLDGLKGIALIAIVLYHCDQGVLPGGFLGVDVFFTISGFLIVSSLLRRIDAGRGIGWGEYYLKRFRRIYPALLALIPITVAMAWFINRDMLVGIRNQILTVLLGCYNWYAISNGSSYFAQMNPDMFRHMWFMSVLMQFYLLVPIAVYVLLKSLHRWIPVFVLTGLAICSALSMGLRYHIDDDPTRVYFGSDTHAMGLWLGAAFAWALMLLRHGNGRVSETQLMDRIHARWGRIGPIAAFVALLALLWMMRHIGQGAMSFRFAIASASTLSVVLIAGSIPFGSWMQDLLVFRPLAMIGRYSYGIYLWHWPLWLLVRAVFPQWGARYADRTLAVTVMLTAVFAVLSWMLFERPVARAGFIALIRPTDTFDSDNGLRLWATVLVLTCTWSFAGYAVANAPAQTGVQTSLEANARMLQRQRRHDVLDRRKVPRPKRPVHTMPSGHQMTAIGDSVMLASSKGLQSVFPGIAVDAETSRSMLKAQGLIDQAKGQSDGLRQWVLIGLATNSVVTDDQLNDILDDIGPEHVLVLINAHAPVSWVPGTNDTLRRFAEAHSDDVVLVDWDAAISAHADELAGDGIHPGVTNTIYAQTVKDAIQRWIKQGH
- the rpsD gene encoding 30S ribosomal protein S4, with product MTNVQRSRRQVRLSRALGIALTPKAQRIFEKRPYAPGEHGRTRRRTESDYAVRLREKQRLRAQYGISEKQLRAAYEKGTHTAGQTGNAMLTDLETRLDALVLRAGFARTTAQARQFVVHRHILVDGNIVDRPSYRVKPGQTIQVKAKSQTMVPFQIAAEGVHRDVLPAVPGYLDVNLPSLKATLTRKPEAEEIPVQVNIQYVVEFYAR
- a CDS encoding nucleobase:cation symporter-2 family protein — translated: MSEEKNITKTSVSFEALSSLDAPVSFWKGIPFGLQHVMAMFVANLAPIFLVASAAKMDAAQSATIIQAGLLVAGLGTCLQLYGLWLIGSRLPMVTGISFTYVAAAMSIAQNQGYGAVAGAVVLGGLLEVVLGLTAKYWRRFVPPIVSAIVVTSIGFSLLSVGATSFGGGSGAKDFGSWQNLTLGLISLVACLAFQLLMKGTAKQLSVLFGLVVGYMVAIVMGKVDFSGFSSLQVVSVPHFMPFQLEFDPGAIISFALLYVVSSVEVLGDTAALTKVGLDRQPTDRETAGAIAGDGLISSVSGLFGCLPLTSFAQNIGLVAMTKVINRKVILSGGLILVLASFVPAVAEVFNSLPQAVLGGCTIMMFGNIILSGFQMISEAGYTQRNITIAALSLTIGIGFTQVGDIFTNFPPLFQSIFASNCIAVAFVVAVILNAVLPSEEHFLSAPQHQED
- a CDS encoding histidine phosphatase family protein, giving the protein MLLHLHLVRHGQTFFNRYNRLQGWSNSPLTQSGIADADKAATKLRDYDFAAAYCSDTTRAQITAQRILDMNELAGHVRPALISDMHLREQFYGYFEGQDMSVAWTAAGGPHGAKNYNDIVAKFGLAATRDFLKEADPFHDAESDAEYWERVEGGFSLIAANPLLKDGDHVLQISHGNTLLSLMHRYAPEGYDLSERPANGSVTSLDFDTEQPIDQAVTVISYNQ
- a CDS encoding ATP-dependent helicase, giving the protein MGPVLCDPQTLIKDLNPQQSEAVKYYGQALLIGAGAGSGKTRVLTRRIAWLLAHGIWASQILAITFTNKAAAEMRERLAAIVGPEAERMWISTFHSACVRILRRDGDQIGLKSGFSIYDTADSERLIKLIGADLNIDLKRYTPRMILGKISDYKNSLISWKDQLKTYAADYRPGQRGYQLGRFDNVEELFAVVYSEYQYRLAQANAVDFDDLIMRTVELLRTCPQASDYYRHKFRYIFVDEYQDTNHAQYVLVRELSGIDSGEQADPHATGAGRVGPSWVTVVGDSDQSIYAFRGADIRNIQDFEEDFPNAKTIMLEQNYRSTQTILDAANAVIAKNENRKPKKLWTALGKGDPIIGYAADNAQQEAGYIASEITRLHTEEGIAYSDMAIMYRANAQSRSLEEAMINANLPYQLVGGTKFYERREVKDAIAYLQAIVNPADDVNMRRILNVPKRGLGARAEGLVAMYADRHGTTFFDGIEHLDQIEGMTGRTAKPLGAFRDLMHELVDFAKAHDAKPSEVVAEVLSRSGLLEELQRSEDPQDASRVDNLSQLQSVAAEFEQNTPDATLAGFLETTALVADSDQLPGENEDSGKVTMMTLHTAKGLEYPVVFLTGMEQGTFPHSRAMEDTSELSEERRLAYVGITRAKRRLYVTRAAVRAQWGQANEMMPSQFLDEIPEDLIDWKRKEAGMERMRGGWQSGFDDDDEFGGWGDDDFGTSSFGGSGYGSRGGSYGGTTSYGSRSSYGGSSYGSSSSRGGSSYGSGRAAYGSSSRSSYGSSSYGSGKSAKAGKVTTRHTKPKALDKPRTTPASALSKDNNLNIEDFHIGDKITHDQYGLGTIVDTQDKGRNSVITVDFGTDGIKRLMLRVAPIEKL
- a CDS encoding ABC transporter permease; translated protein: MNHVTLAGLPVTNLRRKPFRTTALVIVVTMLTVAFYGGSLLSMNLEAGLNSMQERMGADLMVTPQNTKNEAEALLTNGGSSTFYFTNDIENEVSKADGIDEITAQTYISSLAAACCDDKVQIIGFNPQTDFVITPWIGSQFDGVLEDGQIIAGASINVSGNNTVKLYGHEFPVAAQLANTGTSLDNSVFVNMNTVPDVVSYSAKVGHPAIPQEYADKAVSAILIKVKDGYSAQQVASNITKATGLKGLGYVYPGGITATTKNNLTVIVGYVTIFVAVFWIMGLIVLLAVFASAMNERKREFAAYRIMGATRSTLVGIIIRESVIIGALGGAIGVALASLAIFPFSTLIGRQLQLPYLQSGVWNVMLLIAVSFVFAVITGVIASIATAVKLSAPETYLTLREGE
- a CDS encoding phage holin family protein — translated: MSHFISRWLVLTIAAGVMVALLPGMHAIGDPPILGIGAFALFMALINASIKPIVHAIALPFSILSFGLIALIINWLFMQLASWLAMSLFDVGVVIDGFWWSVIGSLIMSIVSTIVGGIIGGMFAD
- a CDS encoding ABC transporter ATP-binding protein yields the protein MNVLELHDLTREFTRRGKPFAAVDHVNLILREGEFIAIVGRSGNGKSTLLNLITGLLRPTDGTITLDGRNIVALRDRQMSAIRNRVIGFVTQSQTLLPNLTVIDNVILPAVLEPGNQETDGNDDAQENDDAEKMPSGQTQVDDGLPDVIAAAPIATDTAVRSSDRLVGRARELLEMLEIADLADCYPKELSGGEMRRVSIARALMNRPKLLIADEPTGDLDAASTAIVMRLLRDVANGGTAVLMVTHDPDALAYVDYVFRMDRGVLSEA
- a CDS encoding DUF4418 family protein, producing the protein MNKKLFAAIAQFVLGVLIAVAPRTFAHVCEVTDMPMACHYTAQAALGIGIVIALLAIIGLFVAEATRAGLDIANAVLGVLVILVPTVLIGVCKGAMMHCHMVTLPTLIVLGVLTTVFSVIAAYLDLKPAKHR
- a CDS encoding xanthine phosphoribosyltransferase, with amino-acid sequence MKELEERIREQGTVKSGDVLKVDAFLNHQCDVELFDHMGAAWAEHFQGKTITKILTIEASGIGIACVAARHFGNAPVVFAKKAQSINLDGDQYTTTVYSFTKQKEFPVIVSKRYLNEGDHVLLIDDFLANGKALRGLIELCHKAGAVVEGIGIAVEKGFQGGGDKLREEGYDVDSLAIVESMDSQTGSITFRA